CCGCGAATACCGTGTGTTCAGCGGCAGTTGGAAAGGCGTGCCGGTCGCCGTCGCCTCACACGGCGTGGGCGGCCCCGGTGCGATCCTGCTGTTCCAGGAGCTGGCGGACGCGGGAGTCGGCACGATCCTGCGGTTCGGCACCGCGGGCGCGATGAAGCCCGGGATCGGCGACGGCGATCTCGTCATCGCGGAGGCGGCCGTACGGGACGACGGGGTCACCCAGCAGCTGCTGCCGCCCGAGTACCCGGCGGTGTCGGCGCCCGAGGCGGTCCTCGCGCTCCAGCGCGCGGCCCGTGAGACCGGGGCCCCGCACCACCGGGGCATCGTCTGGACACGGGCGGCCTTCCAGCCCGGGCTCCTCCCCCTCTTCTCCTACGACGGCGCCGGGCTCGCGGCGATCGAGATGGAGCTGTCGGCGCTGCTGGTCACCGCCTCGCTGCGAGGGCTCGTCGCCGGTGGTGTGCTCGTGATCGACGGGGCGAACGCGGACGAGCTGGTGGACGAGGAGGGCACCAGCGTCTACGACCCGCACCGGGACGTCGTCGCGGCCGGTGTCGAGCGGGGTGCGGTGGTCTCCCTGGAGGCGCTGCGGCTGCTCGCCGAGGGGGACACACGGTGAACATCGACCTGTTGGTGCACGGCGGTGCCGTTCTGACGGTCGACGAGGACGGAGGCGTTGTTCACAACGGGGCCGTCGGGGTGCACGAGGGCGAGATCGTCGCCGTCGGTCCAGCGGAAGAGCTGTGTACGCGGTTCACAGCCGATGAGTCCATTGACTCGAGCGGTTGCCTGGTTCTGCCCGGGCTCGTCAACACGCACACCCACCTGGCGATGACCCTGCTGCGGGGCCGCGCCGACGACGTGACCCTCCAGGAGTTCCTGGAGCGGGTGCTGCCCGCGGAGGCCGAGCTGCTCGCGCCGAAGAACGTGGCGGCGGCCGTGCGGCTGGCGATCGCCGAGAGCGTACGGGCCGGGGTGACCTCGGCGCTCGACATGTACTGGTTCCACGAGGCGGCCGAACGGGCCGCGCGGGAGGCGGGCTGGCGGCTCCACTCGGGCCCCACCTTCATGGACGTACCGGAGCCGCCCGACGGTCTCGCGTACGAGCAGCGGCACGCGTGGGCCCGGCGGGATCTGGAGGCGCGGGGGTCGGCCCACGCCGGCCGCCGTCCCGTCGTCTTCGCGCACTCCACTTACACCCTCTCCCCCGACCAGCTCACCGAGGTCGCCGCCCTGGCACGGGAGTTCGGGGCGTTGCTGCACATCCACGCGGCGGAGAACGCCACCGAGGTCGCCACCGTCGAGGAGCGGTACGGCAAGCGGCCGGTCGAACTGCTCGCCTCGCTCGGGCTGCTCGGCCCCGACCTGCTGCTCGCGCACGCCGTGGACCTCACCGGGCCGGAGATCGCGGCGCTGGCCCGCACCGGCACCTCGGTGGCCCACTGTCCGGTCTCGAACCTGAAGCTGGGCTGCGGGATCGCGCCCGTGCCGCGGCTGCTGAGCGCCGGGGTGACCGTCGGGCTCGGCACGGACGGAGCCGTCAGCTCCAACTCGCTGGACGTGCTGGGCGCCGTCCGGCAGGCGGCACTGGTGCACAAGGCGGACGGCGACCCGACGGCGGTCGGCGCCGAGCAGGCCGTACGCATGGCGACGATCGAGGGCGCGCGGGCGCTGGGGCTCGGGGAGCACCTGGGATCGCTGGAGGCCGGCAAACGCGCCGATCTGATCGTCCTTGACCTGAACGCGCCGCACCTGCGGCCGCTGCACGACCCGTGGTCGACTCTGGCGTACGCGGCGCACTCGGCGGACGTCCGGGACACCGTCGTGGACGGGCGGGTGCTGATGCGGGACCGGGAGCTGCGCACGCTCGACGAGCGGGCCGTGATCGCCGATCTGGAGGCTCTCGTCCGAGCAGACCTCATAATGAGCTGAGACATCCGACGTCTCAGCGCGATGCGGGGCGAGAAGGAGGCCGACATGGCTGTCACCGACGAGGCGATCGAGAAGATCAAGGGAATGATCGTCTCCGGCGCGCTGCGCCCCGGCGACCGGCTCCCCAAGGAGAGCGAGCTCGCCTCCGAGCTGGGGCTGTCCCGCAACTCGCTGCGCGAGGCCGTGCGGGCGCTGTCGCTGATCCGCATCCTGGACGTACGGCAGGGCGACGGCACGTATGTGACCAGCCTGGATCCGCAACTCCTGCTGGAGGCGATGAGCTTCGTCGTCGACTTCCACCGCGACGACACGGTCCTGGAGTTCCTGGCCGTGCGGCGCATCCTGGAGCCGGCCGCCACGGCGATGGCCGCCTCCCGGATCAGCGAGCAGCAACTCGACGCGCTCTCCGCCCAGCTGGACAGGCTCGGCGACAGCCCCTCGGTGGAGGAGCTGGTGGCCTCGGACCTCGACTTCCACCGCGGGATCGTGCAGAGCTCCGGAAACTCCGTCCTGTGCTCGCTGCTTGACGGGCTGTCAGGTCCCACCACACGGGCCCGGATCTGGCGTGGGCTGACCCAGGAGGACGCGGTCAGCCGCACCCTGCACGAGCACCGCGCGATCCTCGCCGCCCTGCGCGACCGGGACGGCGAGGCGGCCCGGTCGTGGGCGACGGTGCACATCGCGAGCGTGGAGCAGTGGCTGCGTTCCACGCTGTGAGTTTCGCGGCGGGGACTGTAGGGGTGCGCGTCGACGTGCGGGTGCCGGCTCGTTGTGGCTGGTCGCGCCCACGCGGCGGAGCCACATATGGACATGGCCCGCGCCCCTGAGGTCGGGATGGCCCCGGGGCGAGGCCCGGGTGTTTCAGGGTGGCGAACGGGGCAGTGATCCGTTCACTCCCCCGTGCAAGGGGGCTGCGGGCGCCCCCGCCGGACGCCGTAAGGTTGGTGCGTTAAGCGAGGGCACGTCGGAAGGAGGCGCTGGGTGATCGAGCTCGAGGGGGTTCCCGAGCTGATCGACCCGGTCATGGTGGCCGCGTTCGAGGGCTGGAACGACGCCGGCGACGCCGCCTCCACCGCGGTCGCACATCTGGACAAGGAGTGGAAGGGCGAGGTGTTCGCGGCGCTCGACGCCGAGGACTACTACGACTTCCAGGTGAACCGCCCCACCGTGTGGCTGGACGGCGGAGTGCGCAAGATCACGTGGCCGACGACAAGGTTGTCGGTGGTCCGCGTCGGCGGCGACAAGCCGCGCGATCTCGTACTCGTCCGAGGAATCGAACCGTCGATGCGATGGCGCTCGTTCTGCAACGAGCTGCTGGGCTTCGCCCACGAACTGGGCGTGGAGCTGGTGGTGATCCTGGGCGCGCTGCTCGGCGACACCCCGCACACCCGCCCTGTTCCGATCAGCGGGACCACGTCCGATGCGGACCTGGCCCAGCGGATGGACCTGGAGGAGACCAAGTACGAGGGCCCCACAGGCATCGTCGGCATCCTCCAGGAGGCCTGCACTCACGCGGGCGTGCCCGCGGTGTCGCTGTGGGCGGCCGTACCGCACTACGTGTCGCAGCCGCCGAACCCGAAGGCGACGCTGGCCCTCCTGAACCGTCTGGAGGACCTGATCGACGTACGGATCCCGCTGGGCGAGCTGGCCGAGGACGCGCGCGCCTGGCAGGTGGGCGTGGACCAGCTGGCCGCCGAGGACACCGAGGTCGCGGAGTACGTCCAGACGCTGGAGGAGGCCCGGGACACCGCGGAGCTGCCGGAGGCCTCGGGCGAGGCGATCGCCCGGGAGTTCGAGCGGTATCTGCGGCGCCGGGACGGCGGCCAGCCGGGGCAGCCGGGCGGTCACGCGACCGCGGACGGCAGTGACAGCGCGGCCTATCTGCGGGACAGCCCCAGCGGTCGGGCGAAGCCTCCCAGGCCGCCGAAGCCGGAGACTGAGGCCGCGACGGAACCGGAGACGGACGACGAGGACTCGTCGTCGGAGGACTGACCCGAGGACCGGGCCGGTGAGGGCGGTGCGCTGGATGCGCGCCGCCCTCAGCCGTGTCAGGACTGTCGCACCGCCACCGCGTCGTACTCGGTGGTGGGCGTCGGCTCCACGTCGAAGCGCGCGTTGGGCAGATACAGGCGACTGCCCCAGGCCGCCACCGTCGTCGGGATGCGGAAGCGCGGGTCGGTGATGCGGGTGATCGCGGTACCCCGGGTGCCGGCGTCGTTCAGCCGGAACACGTCGATCGCGTTCTGCTGCTGCTGGACGGCGTAGAGGATCCGGCCGAGCAGGAGCAGGCCGTCGCCGTTGGGCAGTTTCGCCGCGCCCAGGTCGACGGCACGGGCGGCGCCGGTGCGCGGGTCGACCCGCATGAGGCTGCCGCCGTTCGCGTAGGCGTTCACCACGAGCAGGGCGCGGCCGTCGGGGGTGCGCTCGATGCCGTTGGCCGTGAAGTCGGGCCCCTGCTGCCAGTCGCCGGTCAGCGGTACGGTCGTCACCGCGCCCCTGGCGAGCTTGTAGAGCACCGGCTTGAAGGAGTCGGTGAACCAGGCGGCGCCCGGGGTGAGGATCACGTCGTTCACGAAGTTGCCGCCGGTGGCGTACACCTGCTCGGTCTCGCCGGAGCGGGCGTCGACGGTCCGGATCTCGCCGCTGTCGCCGCCGGCGAGGAAGAGTCTGCCGTGCCGGTTGATCTTCAGGCCGACCGTCGGGCGTCCGGCGCCCTTGGCGACGATCTTGCCGCGGCCGGTGGCGAGGCTCGCCCGGTAGATGGCTCCGTTCGCGAGGGAACCGAAGTAGGCGTATGGCTGGGAACCGATGGTGATGCCCTCAGGCTGGAAGCCGTCGGGGAGGGGGAACTGCGCGGGCCACGCGGCGTGCCGGGTCTCGGCCGCGTGCGCGGTGCCACCGAGCAGGGCTGCTCCGGTCAGCGCGGCGGTCGTGGTCAGGAGTGTGCGACGTGCGAAGGAACGGTCTGCGAGTGCCACGGTGCGTCCTTCCGCAAGGGGCCGGCGCACGGCCGGCCGAACGGGCGAGCGAAGCTCCCACCCCATCACATGACGGCTGTCTCCACAGCCTTCGGCCGGATTGTGACGTGACATCGGTTGCGGAAGGGTTGCACCCGTTACCCAATTCAACTTGTTTCCAAGCCGAGTTGGCGAACGTGGGCTGGACGGTCCGCCGTTGTGGTGCGTGGCATGACCGGAGCGTGACAGACGAAGGGGCGCTTCCCTCCGCGGGGAGGAAGCGCCCCTTCCTTACGGCCCTTACGGCCTCCTAGAGGGCCACGCCGAGCAGCGCGTCCACCGCACGTGTCACCACGCCGGGCGCGCCCATGTCGGCACCGCCCCGCTCCTCCTGCGCGGCGGCCCAACGGTCGACGGCGGCCAGCGCGGTGGGGGCGTCCAGGTCGTTCGCGAGGGCCGCGCGGATCTCCTCGACGAGCGTCTCGGCGGGCGGACCGTCGGGCCGGGAGACGGCGGCACGCCAGCGGCCCAGCCGGTCCACGGCGTCCTGGAGGACCTGGTCGGTCCACTCCCAGTCGGCCCGGTAGTGGTGGGCGAGCAGCGCCAGCCGGATGGCGGCGGGGTCGACCCCCTCGCGCCGCAGCTGCGACACGAAGACCAGGTTGCCCTTGGACTTGGACATCTTCTCGCCGTCGAGGGCGACCATGCCGGCGTGGACGTACGCCTTGGCCATGGGGAACTCGCCGGTCAGCACCTGGGCGTGGGAGGCGCCCATCTCGTGGTGCGGGAAGGCGAGGTCGGAGCCGCCGCCCTGGACGTCGAAGGTCATGCCGAGGTGGTCGAGGGCGATCGCGACGCACTCGATGTGCCAGCCGGGGCGTCCCCGGCCGAGCGAGGCGCCGTCCCAGCTGGGCTGGCCCTCGCGGGCGGCCATCCACAGCATCGGGTCCAGCGGGTTCTTCTTGCCCGGACGGTCCGGGTCGCCGCCGCGCTCGGCGGACAGCAGCCGCATGGCGGCCGCGTCGAGGTTCGAGACCCTGCCGAAGTTCGGGTCGGACTCGACGGAGAAGTAGACGTCCCCTTCGAGCTCGTACGCGGCACCGGCGTCCCGCAGCCGCTCGACGAGCGGCACGATTCCGGGTATCGCCTCGACCGCGCCGATGTAGTGCTGCGGGGGCAGCATCCGCAGGGCGGTCATGTCCTCGCGGAAGAGGGCCGTCTCCTTCTCGGCGAGGGCGGCCCAGTCGAGGCTGTCCCGCTCGGCGCGCTCGAGGAGCGGGTCGTCGATGTCGGTGACGTTCTGGACGTAGTGAACCTGGCGCTTGGTGTCGAGCCACACGCGCTGCACGAGGTCGAACGCGTTGTAGGTCGCCGCGTGCCCCATGTGGGTGGCGTCGTACGGCGTGATGCCGCAGACGTAGAGACGGGCGACAGGACCGGGGTCGAGGGAGACCAAGCCACCGGTCGCGGTGTCGTGGATCCTCAGGTCGCGGCCCTGACCAGGCAGGGCGGGGACCTCGGAAGCGGGCCAGGCATGCATGTCATGAGCCTAACCGGACGGATGTTCCGTATACGAACCGGACCGGGCCGGATGGCCGGTAAGGCCTTCTTGCGCGGTACGGGCCTGTGTGCAGTGTGCTGCTAAACGGGCGGCCAGGGAATGGCCGGCCACTCACCGCTCGGTTCCGGGTGCTTCCCGGAGTCCAGCAGCGCATCGACACGCGCGCGCGTGGCGTCGAGTTCGGCGGCGGTGATCAGTACGGCAAGACGCCGGGCGAGCGCTCCGGAGGGGCCGAGCGTCTCCTTGAGGCTCCTGAGGACGTCGACCGCCTCTCCCGTCAGGGGTTCCCCGGCCCAGCCCCACAGGAGCGTGCGGAGCTTGTTCTCGGTGTTGAAGGTCACTCCGTGGTCGATGCCGTAGAGACGGCCGCCCTCGGCGGGCAGCAGATGGCCGCCCTTGCGGTCCGCGTTGTTGATCACCCGCGTCGAGGACCGCGAGCCGGCGCAGCCGCTCGTCGTCCGCGTGCACCAGGAGCGCGGTCCTGCCTTCGTCGACCTCGGCGAGGCCGATGGCCTTCCAGCCGGGCTCGGGTTCCTCGGCGTCGACCAGGGCGAGCAGTTCACTGCCCGGCACGCCCTCGATCCACAACTGGCACATGCCCTCGCCGTAGGGTCCGTCCCGCAGCACGGTGGGCGGCACCAGGCCCCAGCCGGTCGCCTCGGACACCTCGTACGCGGCGACCTCGCGCTGGGCGAGGGTGCCGTCCGGGAAGTCCCAGAGGGGCCTCTCGCCGCGGACCGGCTTGTAGACGCAGAGGACCTCCTGGCCGTCGTGGGAGACGGAGCAGTGCAGCACCGCGTTGGACGCGTCCCGGATCTGTCCGCGAACCGTCAGCTCACCCCTGGCGAGCAGCTCTGCCGCGGTCACGCTCCGCGGCGGTATCCGTTCTGGCGCGGACATACGTGTCCTTCCGGGTCGAGCGGGAGGCTGCACAGCGGGCACGGCGGCCGCCCGGCGTTGACGACGTCCAGGGCACGCTTGGCGAAGGCTCTGGCCTGCGCGCCGGTGAGCCGGACCCGCAGCATCGGGGGTCCGTTCTCCTCGTCCTGGAGGAGTTTCTCCTCGGCCTCGGCGAGGTCCTCCTCGGACTCGGCCTCCAGCTCCACGAGGGCCTGCGCCTCGACGATCATGCGCTGCTCCTCGCCGTCCCAGGCGAGGGCCATGGTGCCGACCCGGAACTCCTCCTCGATGGGGGTGTCGAGGGGGGCGGTGTCGGCGACCTCGGTGGGCGACACGGCCGGCACCGGGGCGCTGCCGCCGCTGCGGCGCACGACCTCGTCGAGGAGTTCTTCCATCCGCTCGGCGAGAGCGGCCACCTGCGTCTTCTCCAGGGCCACGCTGGTCACTCGGGGGCCGGCCGTGGCCTGGAGGAAGAACGTACGGCGCCCGGGCAGTCCGACCGTGCCGGCCACGAAGCGGTCCGGCGGGTCATAGAGGAACACCTGACGGGACACGTCCTGTCTCCATTGGATTCGTGAGTACGGGAACGTCCATGCGTGAACGCGCTTGTGTGAACCGCTTCACCCTACTGCGCCCGACGATCACGGTGCGCCCGCACCACCACCGACAGGGGCGTCACCGCCCGCGGCCTCCTCGCGCGGCACCAGGGACGCGAAGTCACCGGTGTCGCCGAGGCGGACGAGAAACGGCCTCAGACGTGTGTATCGGATGACAGTGATGGAACACGGTTCGACAGAGATCCTCTGGAAGAGGTCGAGATGAAGACCCAGTGCGTCCGCGACGAGCGACTTGATGATGTCGCCGTGCGAGCACATCAGGTAGACGGCGTCGGCCCCGTGATCGCGCTCCACGCGCGCGTTCCACTCGCGTACGGCCTCCGCCGCGCGCGTCTGCATCGCTCGCATGGACTCGCCGCCGGGAAACGCGGCCGCCGACGGATGCGCCTGGACGACCTCCATGAGCGGCTCGTCCCCCAGCTCCGCGAGCTTGCGGCCGGACCAGTCTCCGTAGTGGCACTCCCCGATGCGTTCCTCGCTGTGCGCCGGGAGGCCGGGCCGGGCGTCGAGCAGCGGCTGAATCGTTTCCTGGCAGCGCTGGAGGGGGCTGGCGACGACCTCGGAGATGGGCACTCCTTCGAGCCGTCCGGGGAGCGCGGCGGCCTGTGCGGTGCCGCGCTCGTCGAGGGCCACCCCGGGCGTCCACCCGGCGAGCAGCCCCTCGGTGTTCGCGGTGGATCGTCCGTGCCTGACAAGGATCAACGTGGGCATGCGGCCCAGGGTAGGCGTACGCCGGACCGCGGCGTCCTTGGAGCGACGGGAGAACACACTCCGTGATCGTTGACTGTGCCATCTACCGGGAGGGGCATCGTTCGGAGGGGCCCGAGGACCTGTCCGACGCGCTGGATGAGGCGCGATCGGCGGGCGGGTTCGTCTGGATCGGGCTGCACGAGCCGACGGAGAAGGAAGGAGTTCGACCTGGTCACCCGGGAGTTCGGACTGCACCCACTGGCGGTGGAGGACGCTCTCAAGGCACATCAGCGGCCCAAGCTGGAGGTGTACGACGACTCGCTGTTCGTGGTCCTCAAGCCGGTGGTGTACGAGCCGGAGAGCGACACCGTCTCCACCGGCGAGGTCATGCTCTTCCTCGGCGATGCCTTCGTGGTGACGGTCCGTCATGGCGTGGGCTCACCGCTGAAGGCCGTACGGGAGCGTCTCGAGAAGGAGCCGCAGCTGCTCGGCAAGGGGCCCACCTCGGTGTTGTACGCGGTCGCCGACGCCGTCGTGGACCACTACCTGGAGGTGGCGACGGAGCTGGCGACCGACCTGGAGGAGCTGGAGGCGGAGGTGTTCTCGCCGGACGGCGGCGGCTCGCGGCACACCGCGTCCCGGATCTACACCTTCAAGCGGCAGATCCTGGAGTTCCGCCGCGCCACCGTCCCGCTCTCGATGCCGCTGACCCGGCTCGCGGGCGTGGGGGCCTACGGCGGGACGGTGCCGTTCGTGAACGACAGGGCGCGGCCCTTCTTCCGGGACGTCAACGACCACCTCGCGCGCGTGAACGAGTCGGTGGAGGGCCTGGACCGGCTGGTCTCGGACGTCCTGTCGGCGCATCTCGCGCAGATGAGCGTCCGGCAGAACGACGACATGCGGAAGATCTCCGCATGGGCGGCCATGGCGGCGGTCCCCACGATGATCGCCGGGATCTACGGCATGAACTTCGACCACATGCCGGAGCTGCACTGGGTGTGGGCGTATCCGGCGGTGATCGCGCTGATGGGCGTTCTGGAAGTGCTGCTGTACCGGCTGTTCAAGCGCCGGGGCTGGCTGTAGGGGGTTGGGAACTGCTGGGGTTCGACTGAGTACGAGTGTGTTCTGGCGTGCGTGGGTGAGCGTGGAGGGCCCCGGCGGACGTTTGAGGGGCAGTGCCCCGGGAGGGGAATCAGGGTTCGCCTGTCGAATGTGTGACCTTTCCGGCTGGGTGCTCGTTGGGTGCGGTGAGCGGGTTTTCGAGGGGCTGTATGGGGGGTGTAGGGGTGGGCGGGTTGCGGGAGCTTGTGGCGTCGTTTGTCGTGCCCGGACCTGCGGGGGTGGCGGTCCGTACCCGGCTCAGGGAGCTGACGCCCGCCGATGGGAAGGTCCTCGCGCTGGTCGGCGCACACCTCGGCTCCCTCGCCTCCCGGGACCTGAAGGTGCGGTGCGGGCAGGGCCTGGAGCACTCCGCGGACACCTGGGCGGCCCGTAAGCGGGCTTTGACGGCGGTGTCGTCGTCCCGGTGGGCGGGTTCGCTCACCAAGGCCACGCATGATCAGTGGGCCCTGGCCCGGCGCGGCCAGCTCGCCCACATCCAGACTCTCGAGGCGGGCATCCGCACGATCGCGCACCGGTTGTCGCTGCCGGTCGGCGCGAAGGGCTCGAAGAACACGCCGGGCGGCTACCGCAGCAGGCGGGAGTGGCACGCCAAGTCCCGCCGCCGGCATGTGCTGGAGGACCGGCTGGAGCGCGCACGGGCCGACTGGGAAGCCGGGACCGTGCACGTCGTACGCGGCGGCAAGCACCTGGCCCGCACCCGTCACCAGTTGCCCGCCGCGCAGCTGACCGAGGCTCAGTGGCGGCGGCTTTGGGAGGCGGAGCGCTGGTTTGTGCAGGCGGACGGCGAGTCCGGCAAGCGGTACGGCAACGAGACGATCCGTATCAGCCCGGACGGTGAGGTCAGCATCAAGCTCCCGGCCCCGCTCGCAGGGTTGGCCAATGTCCCGCACGGCCGGTATGTCCTCGCGGCGAACGTGCGGTTCCCGCACCGGGGGCAGGAGTGGGCGGACCGGGTGGCGGCGAACCGGGCGGTCGCCTACCGCATCCACCTGGATGTGGAACGGGACCGCTGGTATGTGACCGCCGCCTGGCAGATCCCGGTCTCCCCGACCGTGCCGCCGGCCGCCGCGCTCGCGCACGGTGTGATCGGCGTCGACATGAACGCCGACCACCTGGCCGCCTGGCGCCTCGACACCCACGGCAACCCGACCGGCAGCCCCCGCCGGTTCTTCTACGACCTCACGGGCACCGCCGATCACCGTGACGCCCAGGTCCGCCACGCCCTCACCCGGCTCCTGCACTGGGTCCGCACCTGCGGCGTGAAGGCCATCGCCGTCGAAGACCTGGACTTCACCGCGGAGAAGACCCGTGAGAAACACGGACGTAAGCGCCGCTTCCGGCAGTTGATCTCCGGCATGCCCACCGGCAGACTCCGCGCCCGGCTGACCTCCATGGCCGACCAGACCGGCATCGCCATCATCGCCGTGGACCCGGCCTACACCAGCCGCTGGGGCGCCCAGCACTGGCAGAAACCTCTCACCCACGACAACAGGAAGATCACTCGCCACGACGCTGCCGCCGTGGCGATCGGACGGCGCGCCCAAGGGCACCCGATCCGGCGACGGACGACACCGCCCCGTGCACACCAGAGCGATGTGCACGGGCATCGGACCGTCCAGGCCGACCGGCATGCCCCTGGACGTGAGGGACCCCGCCCTCCCCTTCCCGGACCACGGACACGATGCGTGCCGCCGGACCGCGGAGCGAAAGCGGGCGACCAGAACGCCCAACACCGTTCGGAGCGTTCGGCTGAGCATGAATCCTGGCAACAGGACTCCTTCCCGCTCAGTATCTAGGAACGGTTCTCAGGCGAACTCGGGGGCCGAGGTGGCGGGACCGCCCATGGCGTCTCGGCGCTCCGGTGGCTTCAGCGAGACCATACGGCGCCAGCCCGCGGCGCGTTCGTAGGCGTACAGGCCGTGGATGCCCGCGGCGAGGACGGCGGACTTCGCCCGGGACCAGCCGAGGATGCTTCCCATGTGGGCCATCACCGCGAGGCTGACGTCCCGGTAGACGCGGATCTCGGCCAGGGCGCACTCCCTGAGCGTGTGCCGGATGGCGCGGCCGTGGCCGGCGTAGGCGAAGCGCAGCAGTTCCTCGTGGCAGTACGCGAGGTGGTTGTCCTCGTCGCCCGAGATCATCTTCACCGCCCGGCCGAGCTCGGGGTGGTCGGCGAAGTGCTTGCGCAGCAGCTCCATCTGCTCGGAGGCCCGCTGTTCGGTGACCCTGCTGTGGGCGAGGTAGGTGACGATGTCCCGCACGGTCAGCGGCTCGTCGCTCTTGAGCTTCTCGTGGGCGAGGCCGATGCCGTGCTTCTCCAGGAGCATCGTGTAGTCCGTCTCGGGCGGGACGGGCACGGGTTCGAGACCGCGTTTCCTCATCAGGGCGTTGAAGATCCGCCCGTGCTTGTCCTCGTCGGCGCCGTGCCGGGTGATCTTGGGGGCGAGTTCGCGCTCGCTCGGCGGTACCAGCGCCGCGATGCGGGCGTTCTCCCAGCCGCCCTGCGACTCCCCGCTGGCCGCGATGGAGCAGAACAGCCGGAAGGACTCGTCGTTGTCGAGGATCTCCTGGAACAGATTCTTGGCCGAAAGCATCGTGGGGCACCTCTCTGCCGGACTCGCCGCACGCCGTAAAGAAAGAGTCAAATGCGGCGCGAGGGGTGCTGCAACAGCTAGGGCGGCCAGCTCCGCCGAACGGATGACCTCCGGGGCCACGACGGGGGCGTAACCGCAAAGAGCACGTGCGCGTTGAAGCACATGACGGCCGTGGCGGGGAAGACCCCCGAGCCCCCACCACGGCCGCGGAAACCTCCGGTGGCCGACCGTGTGTCCGTGCGCAGGCGCCGTTACGCGAGCCCGGCCCGCTCCAGGGCCTCGGTGCCGGCCCTGAGCGAGGCGAGCCGCTCGTCGAGGGTGAAGCCTGCGGGGGCCAAGGTGAGGGTGGTGACGCCGGCCGCCGCGTACTCCCTCATCCGGTCCGCGATGCGGTCCACGGAGCCGAGCAGTGTCGTCTTGTCGATCAGATCGTGCGGAATGGCGGCAGCGGCGCCGTCCTTGTCGCCGCCCAGGTACTTGTCCTGGATCTCGGCGGCCGCCGCCTCGAAGCCCATGCGCTGGGCGAGCTGGTTGTAGAAGTTCTGCTTGCGGCTGCCCATGCCGCCCACGTACAGCGCGGTGTAGGGGCGGAAGGTGTCGGCGAGCGTGGTCACGTCCTTGTCCTCGCCGAGGGCGAGCGGGAGGGTCGGGGCGATGTCGAACCCGTCGAGGGTCTTGCCCGCCTTCTCGCGCCCGGCACGCAGATGCCGGATCGCGGTGTCCTCCAGGTGCTCGGCGGAGGGGAAGATCAGCAGGGCCC
This portion of the Streptomyces canus genome encodes:
- a CDS encoding ferritin-like domain-containing protein, yielding MLSAKNLFQEILDNDESFRLFCSIAASGESQGGWENARIAALVPPSERELAPKITRHGADEDKHGRIFNALMRKRGLEPVPVPPETDYTMLLEKHGIGLAHEKLKSDEPLTVRDIVTYLAHSRVTEQRASEQMELLRKHFADHPELGRAVKMISGDEDNHLAYCHEELLRFAYAGHGRAIRHTLRECALAEIRVYRDVSLAVMAHMGSILGWSRAKSAVLAAGIHGLYAYERAAGWRRMVSLKPPERRDAMGGPATSAPEFA